A region of Nitrospinota bacterium DNA encodes the following proteins:
- a CDS encoding glycosyltransferase, whose translation MNGNYERNLKALGAKNPALAQTLAQMPSGAPLEIVVGKSGQPVPKRDGVFIHSAYHPEKEAELFIQPDGGKAGTLAVFGFGFGYHLARAGELADQVYVIEPSLDVLRSAFEHRDLSAVLERVTPVTPDQFRELAKTLDYKNAAWLDLEPVARMFAKERQLLHEPFYSRAVNAHRRYKVMVVGPVYGGSVPTAVSCVRGLRELGFDVDFVDHTPKAGELFGIDEVTGNASHRQTLKAMFNNYLAERVAARADFWKPDFILVMAQAPLAPAGIEKLKALGIPVMFWFVENYRVIPYWRLVAPHYDYFFTLQKGEFLDMVTQAGAPFAKYIPQAADPYVHKPAPLSPEEAAQYGAQVSFMGAGYPNRQGFFAGLLDLPLKIWGTEWNLSTPLGARVQNANRRMTPEEYVKIFRGTQINLNLHSSISNTGIDAIRDFVNPRVYEICACGAFQLVDERDELPEMFETGKELITFSSQEDLREKIAYYLAHPEERHAVATAGMRRVLREHTFENRLASMMAAVIPREEARIENARAALRGKNDVDSIIARSKSPGLKEFLAPLAGQGNLSLKKVMGSIARGEGALSRPEALFVIIDQIASQG comes from the coding sequence ATGAACGGTAATTATGAAAGGAACCTTAAAGCCCTGGGCGCAAAAAACCCGGCGCTGGCGCAGACGCTGGCGCAAATGCCCTCTGGGGCTCCGCTGGAAATCGTGGTGGGCAAATCGGGCCAGCCTGTGCCGAAAAGGGATGGCGTGTTCATCCATTCGGCCTACCATCCCGAAAAAGAAGCCGAACTGTTCATCCAGCCCGATGGCGGCAAAGCCGGAACGCTGGCCGTGTTCGGGTTCGGCTTCGGGTATCATCTCGCCCGCGCCGGAGAATTGGCCGATCAGGTTTATGTTATCGAGCCATCGCTCGATGTTTTAAGGAGCGCGTTTGAACATCGGGATCTCTCGGCGGTATTGGAACGGGTTACGCCCGTTACGCCGGACCAGTTCCGGGAACTGGCTAAAACCTTGGATTATAAAAACGCCGCATGGCTCGACCTGGAGCCTGTGGCCAGAATGTTCGCCAAAGAACGCCAGTTGCTCCACGAACCGTTCTATTCAAGGGCCGTAAACGCCCATAGGCGATACAAGGTGATGGTTGTCGGCCCGGTTTACGGCGGCTCTGTGCCCACTGCGGTTTCCTGCGTCCGCGGTTTGCGGGAGCTGGGATTCGACGTGGATTTTGTGGACCACACCCCAAAAGCCGGTGAACTTTTCGGGATAGACGAGGTAACCGGCAACGCCTCGCACCGGCAGACGCTAAAAGCCATGTTCAACAATTACCTGGCGGAACGGGTGGCCGCCCGGGCGGATTTTTGGAAGCCTGACTTTATTCTTGTGATGGCCCAGGCTCCGCTGGCCCCGGCGGGCATAGAAAAACTCAAAGCGCTGGGAATTCCGGTGATGTTCTGGTTCGTGGAGAACTACCGGGTTATCCCTTACTGGCGGCTGGTGGCCCCGCATTATGACTATTTCTTCACCCTGCAAAAGGGGGAGTTTCTGGACATGGTCACGCAGGCCGGGGCGCCTTTCGCCAAGTACATTCCCCAGGCGGCGGACCCCTACGTTCACAAACCCGCCCCCCTTTCGCCGGAGGAAGCGGCGCAATATGGGGCGCAGGTTTCTTTTATGGGCGCGGGCTATCCAAACCGGCAGGGTTTCTTCGCTGGTCTGCTGGACCTGCCGCTGAAAATATGGGGCACCGAGTGGAACCTTTCCACGCCACTTGGCGCCCGTGTCCAAAACGCCAACCGGCGGATGACTCCGGAAGAGTACGTAAAAATATTCAGGGGTACGCAAATAAATTTAAACCTCCACTCCTCCATCTCCAACACGGGGATAGACGCCATCCGCGATTTCGTCAATCCCCGGGTTTACGAGATATGCGCCTGCGGGGCGTTCCAGCTTGTGGACGAGCGGGACGAACTCCCGGAAATGTTCGAAACCGGCAAGGAGCTTATAACCTTCTCCTCGCAGGAGGACCTGCGGGAGAAGATAGCCTATTACCTGGCCCATCCCGAAGAGCGCCATGCCGTGGCCACAGCCGGCATGCGCCGTGTATTGCGGGAGCATACATTCGAAAACCGGCTGGCGTCCATGATGGCGGCTGTTATCCCAAGGGAGGAGGCGCGTATCGAAAACGCCCGGGCGGCGCTCCGGGGGAAAAACGACGTGGATTCCATCATCGCCCGGTCCAAAAGCCCGGGGTTAAAAGAATTCCTGGCGCCTTTAGCGGGACAGGGGAACCTGTCGCTAAAGAAGGTGATGGGCTCCATAGCTCGAGGCGAAGGGGCCTTGTCCAGGCCGGAGGCGTTGTTCGTGATTATTGATCAAATAGCGTCACAGGGATAA